A genomic stretch from Petrimonas mucosa includes:
- a CDS encoding glycosyltransferase family 2 protein: MKQFELSIITVNYNGYDDTVQLIESLRAFLETPHEIIVVDNGSVTDEAALIKDCHPFVKTVRSDENLGFAGGNNLGCRHATGEYLLFLNNDTIVKDNSLHYLMETLRRNPDVAGVSPKILFYDDPGHIQFAGYTEFSPVTIRNRTIGYNEPDNGNYEAIAPTAYLHGAAMMIRREVIEEVGMMPECYFLYYEEMDWCSRMKRHGYRLLFDPRAVVYHKESSSTGKESPLKAYYLIRNRMLFAWRNRNGVARYFSVAYLSLCAGVKDTFSYLVSMKFSLASATCKGCVDFFGMFFKKRETK, translated from the coding sequence ATGAAACAGTTTGAACTTTCTATCATAACGGTCAATTATAACGGTTATGACGATACCGTTCAGCTGATCGAATCGCTCCGTGCCTTTCTGGAGACTCCCCACGAGATTATTGTGGTGGACAACGGCTCCGTGACAGACGAAGCTGCTCTGATCAAAGATTGTCATCCCTTTGTGAAAACGGTGCGCTCCGACGAGAACCTCGGGTTTGCAGGTGGAAATAACCTGGGATGCAGGCATGCGACTGGTGAATACCTTCTCTTCCTGAATAACGACACCATTGTGAAGGATAACTCACTCCACTACCTGATGGAGACCCTAAGGAGGAATCCTGATGTGGCAGGCGTCTCACCAAAGATTCTCTTTTACGATGATCCGGGTCATATCCAGTTTGCCGGATATACCGAATTTTCACCTGTTACCATCCGGAACAGGACCATCGGATACAATGAACCCGATAATGGAAACTATGAAGCGATTGCTCCGACGGCCTACCTTCACGGGGCGGCGATGATGATAAGAAGGGAGGTGATTGAAGAGGTGGGGATGATGCCCGAATGTTATTTTCTCTACTATGAAGAGATGGATTGGTGTTCCCGGATGAAGAGGCATGGCTATCGGTTGCTCTTCGATCCGCGTGCAGTGGTTTATCACAAAGAGAGCAGCAGCACCGGCAAGGAGAGTCCGCTAAAGGCCTACTATCTGATACGCAACCGGATGCTTTTTGCCTGGAGAAACCGGAATGGTGTGGCCAGATACTTCTCGGTTGCCTATCTTTCACTCTGTGCGGGGGTAAAGGATACTTTTTCGTATCTGGTCAGCATGAAGTTCTCGCTGGCTAGTGCCACGTGTAAGGGCTGTGTCGACTTTTTCGGGATGTTTTTCAAGAAAAGGGAAACGAAATGA
- a CDS encoding O-antigen ligase family protein: MRLHLTDSQREGGGQIVLLTILLLGLFVFLLLRFGWIPATAVALLPLLLYLLIRFVEKPFYALLPLFVANYFVMGVTRYIPGLPGGIVMDGLLLVTFLMILLHSFRYPLPWRNLRNILTLSTAIWLIYCLLMVFNPEADLNNWAAGVRALALYLFLFPLLTALLLDRYRYLKLFLLVWSILTMAGVAKALMQKFVGFDAAENYWLFVSGGSSTHIIHTGIRYFSFFTDAASFGCNMGMSLVVFGVAALYMRPVGLRIYYLVVALLAGYAMMISGTRAAIVVPFAGFTAFLLLSKQWKVLIPGIILIVGLFIFFKFTYIGQGNAEIRRMRSAFNVTEDASYLLRKQNQEKMKVFMKEHPFGVGIGEAKRTKPGDYLYQLPTDTSLVFVWVETGIVGLSLFLLIFFSSFIKAGYDIWFRIRSSQLRGVLAGLVGGVAGMLVSAYGNEMLQQFPNGPIIYICMAFMLMGPKLDKEICENETV, from the coding sequence ATGAGATTGCATCTGACAGATTCACAACGGGAGGGAGGAGGGCAGATTGTCCTGCTTACAATACTTTTGTTGGGCCTTTTCGTATTTCTGTTGCTGCGTTTTGGATGGATCCCCGCAACGGCGGTCGCGCTGTTGCCTCTGCTGCTCTATCTGCTGATTCGTTTCGTGGAGAAGCCTTTCTATGCCCTGTTGCCACTTTTTGTGGCAAACTATTTTGTCATGGGAGTTACCCGTTATATTCCCGGTTTGCCCGGCGGAATCGTAATGGACGGCCTCTTGCTGGTAACCTTCCTGATGATCCTGCTACACAGTTTCAGATATCCGCTGCCTTGGAGAAACCTGCGTAACATCTTGACACTTTCAACAGCTATCTGGTTGATATATTGTCTGCTGATGGTGTTTAACCCAGAGGCAGATCTCAACAACTGGGCTGCAGGTGTAAGGGCCCTGGCCCTCTACCTTTTTCTCTTTCCGTTACTGACAGCCCTTTTGTTGGACCGCTACCGATATCTCAAACTCTTTCTTCTTGTCTGGTCGATCCTTACCATGGCTGGTGTTGCAAAGGCACTTATGCAGAAATTTGTGGGCTTTGATGCTGCCGAGAATTACTGGCTTTTCGTTTCGGGAGGCAGCTCAACCCATATCATCCACACCGGCATCCGCTATTTCTCTTTTTTTACCGATGCCGCCAGCTTCGGGTGTAATATGGGCATGTCGCTGGTGGTATTTGGTGTAGCGGCTCTCTATATGCGCCCCGTTGGCTTAAGGATCTACTACCTGGTGGTGGCTCTGCTTGCCGGCTACGCCATGATGATCTCCGGTACCCGCGCGGCCATAGTGGTCCCTTTTGCCGGATTTACAGCTTTCCTGTTGCTCTCAAAGCAGTGGAAAGTCCTGATACCCGGAATTATCCTTATTGTGGGACTCTTCATCTTTTTCAAGTTCACCTATATCGGTCAAGGAAATGCGGAGATCAGGCGGATGCGGTCTGCCTTCAACGTGACTGAAGATGCATCTTACCTGTTGCGTAAACAGAACCAGGAAAAGATGAAGGTTTTCATGAAAGAGCACCCATTTGGAGTGGGAATTGGGGAGGCGAAACGAACGAAACCGGGCGACTATCTCTATCAGTTGCCGACCGATACCTCACTGGTGTTTGTCTGGGTTGAGACAGGGATTGTGGGACTTTCACTCTTTCTGCTAATTTTTTTCTCGTCATTCATCAAGGCGGGCTATGATATCTGGTTCAGGATCAGGAGCAGCCAGTTGAGAGGAGTGCTTGCAGGCCTGGTGGGCGGGGTGGCAGGCATGCTGGTAAGCGCCTATGGAAATGAGATGCTGCAGCAGTTTCCTAACGGTCCGATCATATACATCTGTATGGCATTCATGCTTATGGGGCCAAAATTGGATAAGGAGATTTGTGAAAATGAAACAGTTTGA
- a CDS encoding GumC family protein yields MEILQYFFRLIYRIRWWIIVAPLLVAFVVIIGTRNLEKSYPVDMTIFTGVISGNVLEVGDTRVESSTVINNTIDNIINIILSKETLHEVSLHLYARHMIYGDPERDNEYISAPNYRHLQRITPDEVKRLIVKDSEDRTVENLKKYEEASPTNFVYGLFNWNHPHYAYGSLKKINVTRLGSSDMLKVSYSANDPGVAYQTLILLEQLYSKEYRKLQFGSTNSTIKYFEEELERVGKQLRESEDSLTNYNISNRVINYFEQTEQVAALDMQIQLKHNDVLLRYNNAKASVSYLESLKDENILYLRDNAEFLSRLNQVSNLNTRIAELETFYTDSLSGSPAFNRLEQYRAELANAKKELEAFTRRYGERKFTREGYPTSNFVTQWLEELLLMEKAKAELEVIEDKIEEIDHLYSHYSPIGSTIKRQERSIDFIERNYLSILASLNAARLQLKSLEMNSASLQLINPPVFPLNTEPSKRKKMVMGAYAGSLFILLTIFMLFDLLDRTLRDPLRTKKITGSSVLGALPGKYNFRQRRYQGYYQEQAIQYLGNAIQDFFHPGDQSPIVNIISTKEHCGKSFLAEQLANYWTGLEIPVVSLRYGEDFIPGSSDFLFADTIRRFLPDHSTSSRRIILVEHAPLQHYNIPRPILQEASINLTLFRADKIWSDRNKQLFDRLKEQSGSTPTLICLNHAEKQVLESFTGMLPPKTFLKKLFYRYMQYGLSTSGNS; encoded by the coding sequence ATGGAGATTTTACAATATTTTTTCAGGCTTATCTATCGTATCCGTTGGTGGATCATTGTTGCACCCCTGCTGGTTGCATTTGTGGTAATCATTGGAACAAGGAATCTGGAGAAATCCTATCCGGTAGACATGACCATCTTTACCGGCGTGATCTCGGGGAACGTACTGGAGGTGGGTGATACCAGGGTGGAAAGCAGTACGGTTATCAACAATACCATCGACAACATCATCAATATCATCCTGTCGAAAGAGACTTTGCATGAGGTATCTCTTCACCTCTATGCCAGGCATATGATCTACGGTGATCCGGAGAGGGACAACGAGTATATCAGCGCACCCAATTACCGTCACTTGCAGCGGATCACTCCCGATGAGGTAAAGAGATTGATAGTCAAAGATTCAGAGGATAGGACGGTGGAAAATTTGAAAAAATATGAGGAGGCATCCCCCACCAACTTCGTATACGGTCTTTTCAACTGGAACCATCCACATTACGCTTACGGGAGTCTGAAGAAGATCAATGTGACGCGACTGGGAAGCAGTGATATGCTAAAGGTATCCTATTCGGCAAATGATCCCGGTGTGGCCTATCAGACATTGATCTTGCTGGAGCAGCTCTATTCGAAGGAGTACCGGAAGCTGCAGTTCGGTTCGACCAACAGTACGATAAAATATTTCGAGGAGGAGCTCGAGAGGGTGGGCAAGCAGTTACGTGAGAGTGAAGATTCTCTTACAAATTACAATATAAGTAATCGGGTTATCAACTACTTTGAACAGACCGAACAGGTAGCGGCGCTTGATATGCAGATACAACTGAAGCATAACGACGTGTTGCTCAGGTATAACAATGCCAAGGCCTCGGTCAGTTACCTCGAGTCGTTAAAGGATGAGAATATCCTTTATCTGCGAGACAATGCAGAATTTCTGTCGCGACTCAACCAGGTCTCCAATCTGAATACCCGGATTGCCGAACTGGAAACTTTCTATACCGACTCACTGTCTGGTAGTCCAGCCTTCAACCGGCTGGAACAGTACCGGGCAGAGTTGGCCAATGCTAAAAAGGAGCTTGAAGCTTTTACCCGGCGGTATGGTGAACGGAAATTTACACGTGAGGGATACCCAACCAGCAATTTTGTTACGCAGTGGCTGGAGGAGCTACTTTTGATGGAGAAGGCCAAGGCGGAACTTGAGGTGATTGAAGATAAGATCGAGGAGATCGATCATCTCTATTCCCACTATTCTCCTATCGGGTCCACCATCAAGCGACAGGAACGAAGCATCGATTTCATTGAGCGCAACTACTTATCTATTCTGGCCAGCCTGAATGCAGCCAGGCTGCAGCTGAAAAGCCTAGAGATGAACTCGGCATCGCTACAGTTGATCAATCCTCCGGTCTTCCCTCTCAACACCGAGCCGTCGAAGCGGAAAAAGATGGTTATGGGCGCCTATGCCGGCAGCCTATTTATCCTCCTTACCATTTTCATGTTGTTCGATCTGCTGGATCGTACCTTGAGGGATCCGTTACGGACAAAGAAGATCACCGGGAGCAGTGTACTGGGGGCACTACCCGGAAAGTACAACTTCCGGCAACGGAGATATCAGGGATATTATCAGGAGCAGGCGATACAGTATCTTGGCAACGCCATCCAGGATTTTTTCCATCCCGGCGACCAGAGTCCCATTGTAAATATTATCAGCACAAAGGAGCACTGCGGGAAGAGTTTTCTTGCGGAACAACTGGCTAACTATTGGACTGGGCTTGAGATTCCGGTAGTGTCGCTCCGTTACGGTGAAGATTTTATACCGGGCTCATCCGATTTCCTTTTTGCCGACACTATCCGGCGCTTTTTACCCGACCACTCCACCTCTTCTCGGCGGATCATTCTGGTGGAGCACGCGCCGCTTCAGCATTATAACATACCCAGACCGATTCTCCAGGAGGCGTCGATCAACCTCACCCTTTTCAGGGCCGACAAGATATGGAGCGACCGGAACAAGCAGCTGTTCGACCGCCTGAAGGAGCAGTCGGGCAGTACTCCCACCCTCATTTGCCTCAATCATGCCGAGAAACAGGTGTTGGAGAGTTTTACCGGAATGTTGCCACCCAAGACCTTCTTGAAGAAGCTCTTTTACCGTTACATGCAGTATGGGCTTTCAACTTCCGGAAACAGTTAG
- a CDS encoding TolC family protein: MNRLSIAIALSFFIPFFSGMAQVGIESLTSDDYLNLQLPSLEELFENAKNSAAVDYYKVKMEEEASALKTERRSWLKYFRFNSTYQWGLMGINSAFSDTDTPLFYQYSGARQNWYNVGVSFSLPFDDFFDRGNRIHRQLLKTEATKVEMEKWHDEQKMRIIEMYSKAVKELSVLRLKAESLAFANVQSELAQQDFLNGKIDAGELSQIKSIQMNLLESYEQTRSELNKALLQLEVLSKTKLLNR; this comes from the coding sequence ATGAACAGATTATCCATTGCCATAGCTCTTTCGTTCTTCATACCGTTTTTTTCAGGAATGGCACAGGTGGGTATTGAATCCCTCACTTCGGACGATTACCTCAATTTACAGCTGCCCTCGCTTGAAGAGCTGTTCGAGAATGCCAAGAACAGTGCGGCGGTGGATTACTATAAGGTGAAGATGGAGGAGGAGGCCAGTGCATTGAAAACCGAGAGGAGGAGCTGGTTGAAATATTTCCGGTTCAACTCAACCTACCAATGGGGGCTGATGGGAATCAACTCCGCTTTCTCCGATACGGATACTCCACTCTTTTATCAATATTCGGGTGCGAGACAGAACTGGTATAATGTGGGCGTGTCGTTTTCACTCCCCTTCGATGATTTCTTCGACCGTGGTAACCGGATCCATAGACAGCTGCTGAAGACTGAAGCCACGAAGGTGGAGATGGAGAAGTGGCATGACGAACAGAAGATGAGGATCATTGAGATGTATTCAAAGGCGGTGAAGGAGTTGTCGGTTTTGCGACTGAAGGCCGAATCGCTCGCCTTTGCCAATGTGCAGTCGGAACTGGCCCAGCAGGATTTTCTCAATGGCAAGATCGATGCCGGTGAGCTTTCACAGATCAAGAGCATTCAGATGAATCTTCTGGAGTCTTACGAGCAGACACGTTCGGAGTTGAACAAGGCATTATTGCAGCTTGAAGTGCTCTCAAAAACCAAGTTACTTAATCGATAG
- a CDS encoding sugar transferase has translation MNPPIFFIGSDQQLAHHFVGILREAVSESPRVFSRYVDAARWLIDNSLDDDPVVFCEQQSLQEDEAGIKFLRRNFPHAYILLITAGLPGAERLDYIRAGVNDTVSPEANAELLSHFFQFIRKYRPHLQSRRQRDTTLLPQFKMPVTKRAFDVVVSICALLFLSPLFLLVALAIRLESKGPIFYKSRRVGTNYHIFDFWKFRSMYVDADKRLKEVEQYNQYATTTPTEEQQLPIDDGLDLEQLESLGQTFLVDDDFILPEEEYIAQNRQKTERAFVKIEKDPRVTRVGQFIRKYSIDELPQLINILKGEMSFVGNRPLPLYEAELLTGDNSVERFIAPAGLTGLWQVQKRGDAGKLSAEERKQLDIYYAQHYTIWLDLKIIFRTFAAFIQKEDV, from the coding sequence GTGAATCCACCGATTTTTTTTATTGGTAGTGATCAACAGCTGGCTCATCATTTTGTCGGAATATTGAGGGAGGCGGTGTCTGAGTCGCCACGGGTCTTCAGCCGTTACGTAGATGCAGCCAGATGGTTGATTGACAATTCGCTGGACGATGATCCGGTTGTCTTCTGTGAACAGCAGTCGTTGCAGGAGGATGAGGCAGGCATTAAATTCCTGCGCAGGAATTTTCCCCACGCCTATATTCTGCTGATTACAGCCGGCCTGCCCGGAGCGGAGCGTTTGGACTATATCCGTGCCGGAGTGAATGATACCGTTTCTCCGGAGGCCAATGCGGAGTTGCTGTCGCACTTTTTTCAGTTTATCCGCAAGTACCGACCTCATCTTCAAAGCCGCCGGCAACGCGATACCACACTGCTGCCCCAGTTCAAGATGCCTGTGACAAAACGGGCGTTTGATGTGGTTGTCTCGATTTGTGCCCTGCTGTTTCTCTCGCCTCTCTTTTTATTGGTTGCCCTGGCCATCAGGTTGGAGAGCAAGGGACCCATATTCTACAAATCCCGAAGGGTTGGCACCAATTACCATATCTTCGATTTCTGGAAATTCAGGTCGATGTACGTGGATGCCGATAAACGGCTGAAAGAGGTGGAACAGTACAACCAGTATGCTACTACAACTCCGACGGAAGAACAGCAACTTCCCATAGATGACGGTCTGGATCTTGAACAGTTGGAGAGTTTGGGCCAGACCTTCCTGGTTGACGACGATTTCATTCTTCCCGAAGAGGAGTATATTGCACAAAACCGGCAAAAAACGGAAAGGGCTTTTGTGAAGATCGAGAAGGATCCCAGGGTAACACGGGTAGGACAATTTATTCGCAAGTACAGTATCGACGAACTTCCCCAACTGATCAATATCCTGAAGGGGGAGATGTCGTTTGTGGGCAACCGCCCATTACCCCTGTACGAGGCAGAGCTGCTTACCGGTGATAACAGCGTGGAGCGTTTTATTGCTCCGGCAGGGCTGACCGGATTATGGCAGGTGCAGAAAAGGGGTGATGCAGGGAAACTATCTGCAGAAGAGCGAAAACAACTCGATATCTACTACGCTCAGCACTATACCATATGGTTGGATTTAAAGATAATTTTCCGTACATTTGCAGCTTTTATACAGAAAGAGGATGTGTAG
- a CDS encoding response regulator, which translates to MFPAILKKEQAVVNATKKQLLIIDDKIAIARIITVYLSDEYEITYFDSPLKAMQWLFEGNRPNLIVLDIWMPGMSGDEFLSFIKQNGLYKDIPVLILSGEESSDFRIKMLEEGAADFILKPFNPQELKVRIRKVLQ; encoded by the coding sequence ATGTTTCCTGCAATATTAAAAAAAGAGCAAGCTGTTGTGAATGCCACCAAGAAGCAGTTACTGATTATTGACGATAAGATTGCGATTGCCCGGATCATCACAGTATATCTGTCGGACGAATACGAAATCACCTATTTCGATTCGCCATTGAAGGCAATGCAATGGTTGTTTGAAGGCAATAGACCCAATCTGATTGTGCTTGACATCTGGATGCCGGGCATGAGTGGTGATGAGTTTCTCTCTTTTATCAAGCAGAATGGATTGTATAAGGATATTCCCGTTTTGATTTTATCGGGTGAGGAGAGCAGTGACTTCCGGATTAAGATGCTGGAAGAGGGTGCTGCCGACTTTATCCTGAAACCGTTTAATCCCCAGGAACTGAAGGTCCGCATCAGAAAGGTGTTGCAGTGA
- a CDS encoding LruC domain-containing protein, whose translation MKTRKRTLFFALLLLAGVYPILTGCEHDYYQPERMEGKGTSLFGDNIAVPSSFDWSTLRSVNLDIEVDDRFDGNYYYLVELYDAHPFFYENASLLGKGVAKKGINFTFSPTLPNGLETIFIKQTDPAGMEKVTAVSVDDATQLSVSFLHGSSSLRSATASASSFRAAPADLQTSYPTPADAIVINEQSPANYTLETNKAYVIRGTYTGAIQFPNEGNVALYVEGTWNNSSSGFVLQDGAKLIVQDGGCFAASGTVEITGNNNSTLVIAPSGSFIGEKTTIRFTGAGKVINNGILDASLIHFLSLGMMYNAGNASVGEFQVNSPENIIVNDNRLIIAKANFTNGEVVNNNLLEIADLHVNGTTIRNSKKVTVTNGEFMNGIFYNHCLAEFGKVTTSGTVFIGAEETLLSVDEYTLASGTQFDLDSHAIFEVTGSISFNSTISCINGIGSKTALARLEKIIFNGWYNLDIEGNLELENSNFSNLSSGTAFSLKAPASWVQKGESSVTIEATECNNGGNPVGGSGQPPVNPSFPIIWNGIDVTYMFEDNWPLLGDYDMNDVVLNVKPSYTIEQGNRVSQLDLAVTLQAAGGIKKLALGMQLDGVAPASVKGVGVTTNPGRTNTVFGSILANGLESGQSLAVIPIFDDVHMAFGVDAGTMVNTTAGDQSVTREPLKVTVTIQFNTPVNFEDVAIDRLNPFIVNGGYSSRRYEVHMAGFVPTDKANKEILGKVGDDNSSVEERRYYVSDKNMIWGLAVPGSCPYPKEFTSIRKAYPDLEKWAVSAGEEAKDWYTRPDLNFVYHSK comes from the coding sequence ATGAAAACCAGAAAAAGAACTCTCTTTTTTGCGCTACTCCTCCTGGCAGGAGTTTATCCTATTCTAACAGGATGTGAACACGACTATTACCAACCTGAGAGAATGGAAGGTAAAGGAACCTCCCTTTTCGGGGACAACATTGCAGTCCCGTCCAGCTTCGATTGGTCGACCCTTCGTTCAGTGAACCTCGATATCGAGGTCGATGACCGATTCGACGGGAACTATTACTATTTGGTGGAGCTCTATGATGCTCACCCGTTTTTTTATGAAAATGCCTCACTGTTGGGTAAGGGGGTGGCTAAAAAGGGAATCAACTTCACTTTTTCCCCAACCTTGCCAAATGGTCTGGAAACAATCTTTATCAAGCAGACCGATCCTGCCGGGATGGAGAAAGTAACAGCCGTATCGGTTGATGATGCCACCCAGTTGTCGGTTTCGTTTCTCCATGGCAGTTCATCTTTACGCAGCGCAACTGCTTCAGCATCATCGTTTCGTGCTGCTCCTGCAGATCTGCAGACCAGCTATCCAACTCCTGCGGATGCAATCGTGATCAACGAGCAGTCACCTGCCAACTATACACTGGAAACAAATAAAGCCTATGTGATAAGAGGAACATATACCGGAGCAATCCAATTCCCCAATGAAGGTAATGTTGCATTGTATGTGGAAGGAACCTGGAATAACAGCTCCTCCGGTTTTGTACTGCAAGACGGAGCCAAGCTTATCGTGCAGGATGGAGGATGTTTTGCAGCGAGCGGAACAGTGGAGATAACCGGCAACAATAACTCAACATTGGTGATCGCTCCCTCTGGAAGCTTTATCGGAGAGAAGACGACGATCAGGTTTACCGGTGCCGGAAAGGTTATCAACAACGGAATACTGGATGCCAGCCTGATCCACTTTCTGTCACTGGGGATGATGTACAATGCCGGTAATGCCAGCGTGGGAGAGTTTCAGGTAAACAGCCCAGAAAACATCATTGTCAACGACAACAGGCTGATCATTGCTAAAGCGAACTTCACTAACGGTGAGGTGGTCAACAATAATCTCCTCGAAATAGCAGATCTCCATGTCAACGGGACTACCATAAGAAACAGTAAGAAGGTTACCGTAACCAATGGCGAGTTTATGAATGGAATATTTTACAACCACTGTCTTGCCGAGTTTGGCAAAGTGACCACAAGCGGTACGGTGTTCATTGGTGCCGAGGAGACTCTTTTGTCGGTTGATGAATATACCCTGGCTTCGGGGACCCAGTTCGATCTGGACTCACATGCCATCTTCGAGGTTACCGGCTCCATCAGTTTCAACTCCACCATAAGTTGCATCAACGGTATTGGTTCCAAAACAGCACTGGCCCGACTGGAGAAAATCATCTTCAACGGTTGGTACAACCTGGATATTGAGGGAAATCTTGAGCTGGAGAATTCAAATTTCTCGAATCTCAGTTCCGGAACCGCCTTTTCACTTAAGGCGCCTGCTTCATGGGTGCAGAAGGGTGAGTCGTCGGTCACCATTGAGGCTACCGAATGCAACAATGGAGGCAATCCTGTCGGCGGGAGCGGGCAACCTCCGGTGAATCCAAGCTTCCCGATCATCTGGAACGGTATTGATGTCACCTACATGTTTGAGGACAACTGGCCGTTGCTGGGCGACTACGATATGAACGACGTGGTACTGAATGTCAAGCCGTCGTATACCATCGAGCAGGGCAACCGGGTATCTCAACTTGACCTGGCAGTTACACTGCAAGCCGCGGGAGGAATCAAAAAACTGGCATTGGGAATGCAGCTCGACGGTGTTGCTCCTGCATCGGTAAAGGGTGTCGGAGTGACCACAAATCCGGGCAGAACCAATACGGTGTTCGGGAGCATTTTGGCCAATGGTCTTGAGTCGGGTCAAAGCCTGGCGGTAATCCCCATCTTCGATGACGTGCACATGGCATTTGGCGTGGATGCAGGAACCATGGTAAATACTACTGCCGGAGATCAATCGGTGACCAGAGAGCCGCTGAAGGTGACCGTCACCATCCAGTTTAATACTCCGGTGAACTTTGAGGATGTAGCGATTGACCGGTTGAATCCCTTTATTGTAAACGGAGGCTACTCGAGCAGGCGATATGAAGTGCATATGGCCGGTTTTGTACCTACCGACAAGGCCAACAAGGAGATATTGGGCAAGGTTGGTGACGATAATTCGAGCGTTGAGGAGAGGAGATACTATGTCTCCGATAAAAATATGATTTGGGGATTGGCCGTTCCCGGTTCTTGCCCCTATCCTAAGGAGTTTACTTCGATAAGGAAAGCATATCCCGATCTTGAGAAATGGGCCGTAAGTGCCGGTGAAGAGGCGAAAGATTGGTATACCCGTCCTGATCTGAACTTTGTTTATCATTCAAAATAA